The sequence below is a genomic window from Scophthalmus maximus strain ysfricsl-2021 chromosome 19, ASM2237912v1, whole genome shotgun sequence.
AAGCACTCTTGATTTCTGATTCGCCAACACTCCTAAATGCGACTTGATCCAAACAGTTGGATAggcttctttctctccccttccAGACTTtgaacatattttctttttagtccGGGCAGAAAGACAGACTACGCGGCAAGCTAATTCAAAGAACAGCTGTCCAAGAAAACCGCATGCAGCATCAGATGTTTGACAAGGGCAAcatcatgttgctgtttttctgatTCTCCTCAGAATATTTTGAACTGCTCAACATGTTAACATAAAACTCTAATTTAATTCACACTGTTGCTCTGATCTGCAACAAATAGATGCACAATAATCACATGTGAGGGGAGACGCAGTCACTACTGTATATAGACATATTCAttataacgtgtgtgtgtgcatgtgtgtgatgtgtgtgtggcttaaccacatttaaaaaatatattcctttattatagaaatgttttttctaataaaaaatgatatatatatcagtatatacacacacacacacacacacacacacacaccagtttttcatatttggaTCAGTTTACTGACAAAGccagcacttttcttttttaccataCAGTGTAATAGAATATACTGTAATTCTGATTAAAATCAGACCACCGTTTCTTCTATACAACATTATTAAGGAAGATGCATGTTTGAAATAAACTTATCAAAGATTCCTTCATCCcacattttcacaaacattGTCCTTTGTCATTTTGCCGTTTCTCTATGatgtatttatgattatttgtgtgtattatCCAATGAGAATgtataaaattgaaaaatatgttATCCTGTTCATTGGGTTTAAACTTCTAATATACTTGaaccttttgtgtttctgtgtaaattATTTTAACCAGACTACCATGCTCactacttctttttttgggggtgcaCATTTTTCGGggattcttctttttaatttctcagtCTGTGCCAACACACGTCCACGTAATTATCCGTCGATGAGCAATTAAAGCATCAATTAAGGTTTGTTATGCAGGAGAACAGTGATTAGACACAGTAGGCACATAAATATTTGTGTAGCTTGATAAGATTGTCAATAAGCTGATTATCTGCAGCGTTAAAGGTTTATCATATTAAAtagcagcatttttttcagcAAACTGTAATCACAGTTGGATTACAGTTACTGTAGTTATAATTACAGTGAATTAGACAATAGTGCTACTGTCCGTATTTACTGTATCTTTTATATCTTATACAGTAATACGCTGCACATATTCAAATGATTAATCTCTATTAAGGgttgtctatctatctatctatctatccatctacctatctatctatctatctatatatctgtctatctatctatggaTAATTACTACCTCCACTGATGTCATGCCCTCCCCCCTCTCagtccttctttttctccatgcTCCATCATTCTTCCAAGTACCTCAGTGAATCCATCCAGACCCTGTTTCTTGATCCACTTCCATATTCATCCTTCATTactccctcccttccccccacccctccccctgaCCCTCTTCCTTTGTGTGCTCTCTTGAGTGCTGGTGGACGGCAACTTCATCTCCATCATTCAgtttctctgtcctcctcttcatgtTACTCTTCTTCTGTTTGAGTGGTGCTACATGACAATCCAATATCCACCAGTCTCAGCCTCCCAATACTCATCCTCTTCTTTTCgctgtttttcaattttccatCTGTCCAACTATCCTTCCATCGcgtttgttttctcctcttcataggtgtgtgtgtgaaagtggtTTCAGTCTCAGTGGTCTCTACTGTGTATATACTTTTACACCTGTTTTGCATatatcatttgttcattttacactatattttttaatgaattgttattataacatataataaaataaaagtatgacCATATAGATATGATTCCAAAAtcacaaacatttgtttaaatttcaagttttgttaaaatatttattatcatttcttttaaattacatttgtaCATACCCACAATGTAACACAATATACCACATAGATAAACAATAATTcaggactcttttttttatatcagatcttgatttattttctgttgagtAAATGTACCTGCAGCTTTCAGATATATCTATACCGATATAGTGCAATGACACATGCTTGAGTGATTTTCCAGAATGTAATATTAGTCTGAAGGTTATTTATTCTTTTGGTCCTTTGAATGTCTTCTCTTATTGTCATATCGTAATCAATAGATATTTGCCAATTCTAGTCAGAATGTAATTTTGAACTGAAGCACATTCaataaaactaataaataatGTTCAACCAAATTTCATCAATTTGCCAGTTTTTGTGTTGATCTGATCTGGTTAACATTCAGaatgagacacaaaatgacacttAAGAAAAAGTCACTTAAAAATGTTATGTCCTGTAGATTGTTTCATTGAGTCCCTACgcagaaaaacactcaaatcaCCCTGACTCCTTAGACTACCCAGAGACATGATGTTTCTCTTTGCTCCACATCTAAGAGCTCCATGTTTTCAGGACACATTATGATGCTGAAGAACTTGAAAATGAGctcactgtattttttctttttctttttttttataatgggGGAACACATGGTAACACGGAACCTAAAAATGCCCTATGTGACAGCGTCTGATGGGTGAGTCTAATGTTCCCcctctgtgggtgtgtgaattTCACACATATGAACACTCCTGCCCACGGAGAAGGGAGCCATCTGACCTTTTGCATGTGGTGGATTTAATGAAGAGACTTGTCATTTGCCGTCTCTGTGACTGCATGCTCGTCTCACACATGTTGATGTTGAAAATGCACACCCGTGATATCCtccagttttttggggggctggaTGTCGGACTCTTACATACCTGTCAGTATTCATTAGACAGCTACTCCTCAGATTACCAGAATGACTGTGGCGGCCTGAGTAAAACAAGACATTACTGACATCCAGTGGCCAACTAATACACAGCTTTCACTTGTTACTATAATATTCTCTCCTTTCAGGCAAGGCAAGGAAAAGGAAATTTCCTTCTGAAAATGATCATGCATTGAtcacttcaatttttttatatactgctGCGAAGCTTATACAGTAACGTAGTCCATCACCATATATTTGTTGAATCCCTTTTATATTTGATAATATGCAAAGTGACAATAACTTATCACAAAAATTGTAGTGGTGTAAAAAGTATTTCATCATCCTCTGAATTAAAATGCTGATGGATAAATCAACAGAAAGTGGAAATACTCAATTAAAGTACAAATATATACAGAGCTTGAGTTAATGTACTTAATTACTTTCCAATGCTGTGAAAAAATCCAGTTACCtgtaacacccacacacacacaaacaaaaccagtACAGGGGAAGTTCattgaaaatggattttaaactgtacatcaaatgtaaaaaaagcaGCATATTTCTGCCACTGagatgtgtgcatttgttgtCAGTGATTCAAAGCACCAAGCTGCAGTTGAAGTGTAGGGGGGTATGAGTGCAGCAGCCCCACAGACTGCTCTGACTGAATCCTTCCCCGATCGACACGTTCAATGGCTCATGAACCGTCACGCtgcagataaaacacacacgcacacacacacacacgcacacatactgaATCAGGGTCTCTTTTCTCTTATCAGCTGTATTATTTCTACAAAATTGTTTGTGGTGTATTTGagatatcaaaaaaatattggtgCCGTTAACATGCTATGCTGTAATTAATATCTTTGATCTTTCTCtcaatttattatttgttgATAACACTTCATATATCATTGTTGTATTGATCAGTTATGAGCAATTAATGACATCGCTTTAGCAGGTtgtggaaacaaaatgaactatgaattacaatattaaaatatttacaattgtaaatattatataacATTTTTCAGCCTATACAAAGAGTTTATAGTTTTCGCGTGTGTAAAGCGTTAAATAGTACAAATtcggaaaaaaattgtttaaataaagaCTCTCAATAAATGTGTCTGCcatgtcaaaaacaaatgttttggtaAGAGCATGGTTGTGTGTTTCTATGCAGTAATACCTGTTATATAGCATTGTGCAGCAGGTGAGCAGTTGTGTGCTGCTGGTCACGTTGGTGCTGCTGAAGTGTGTGCTCAGGAACTGTGGGCACTGGAGATCAGGGATGTACAACATACCTACAAACCCACAGTACATGATCATCTTAAAAACCATAAAACCACTTGAGCAACAGGTTTTATGTTGTGTACATAACACAATGTTTGACATTgaatattcatgtaaatgtgCTTTAAATATTGCGATTAAAACCTTATGTTAATATACTGCCTCTGACTTTTATCTTAAAATTAATTGTGCACTATCGCTTAAAACTTTGGaaacaaaatattaagaaatatGTACGTAATGAGGAAAACATTGGACATGTTACATGTTTTATCCATAGATTAATTATTATATAGGCCAAAACTAGACCTATTCACCCTTTTGATATAAAGTATCTggcaaaaaattaattaaaatcttttccttttctatctCCATATTACTAAAGTAAAGCATTACCATTTAAATCAGTTTGAGATCAAACTAAATCTgctctgagaaaagaaaacctgcatCTCTTCCATGGGTTgctgtaatattttgtaaagtTTATCAGTGTTGATCTGCTCCGGTTAACATTCAAAAtgtgacacaaaatgaaaacaaagtcaaacaaaacaaaatgcaaagacTACAGATGCCTTATCAAGCTCCTTATACTAAATACTGTAATGGCAACGGCTTAAGTGCTTCAatacatctgaaaaaaaataatgttattaaCTGGCTACAGTGCCTGTGCAATTAGAATGAGAGCTAACAGCATATAGTTCATTCATTATGTGGATACAGTAAATGACCAATAGAGGCCAATAGACTCAATAGTCACCTGCAATACAAGCTGTCATTAAACAGGAGACGCTCCCTGCAATGAGAGATCTGAGGCCACAGCTGGAAAAGTCGGACCGTCTCTCAGGATGCATGGCCGCTGGAAAATCAACACCAATATGGTAAAAACAAATACTAATaatatgattttatatatatcattGGGATTTTATGGTAAAATTATGTAAGATAAATTAATCACAATTGATTGTCTCTCTTTGACTTCTCAATACCAATGGATAATGATAATTGCTTGCTTTTTTTGTACCGTATCTTGTGCTACAGAGAGAATTGATTCTGTCATAGAAATCTTTTCTATGcaatgattttgatttttttttttttttttgattaaaaaaacttcATTCTACATCTTTAATGATCTGGTGGAAGGCCTTTGCTAATGGTACAAGATCATTTCCCGGGGCACCCTACCCTTGGCATTTGCATAAGCAAAAGCAAAATTTACACAGTGTTACTTTCTTAGCCTATAAAGCAACAACAGGCTAAATGACACCTAAATGAAACAGACTAAACTCTCATTCAGCCCACATGCCTCAGCTTGTAACAGATGGATTCCTCGCCCCCTAATCCCACTTGTGCCAGACTGCCAGCAAAAGTAagtatttaaaatcaaatgttgaattgaaaatagaaaatcttaATCAGAAATGTACAACGTAGTGATTTTACTGTTTCCCCGTTTGCCGTTGATTCTCAGCCCTGCTAACAACTCCGAGGTGGCACTCACACAGCCCTCCAATTGTCATCCCCAGTGAAGCAAAGTTGGAAAATCCACACAAAGCATAGGTTGCGATGGTTTCAGAGTGGACCTAAATGAGGAAACATAGTTCGTTGAAATTGTtcggtgaaaaaaaatatagctgTTAAAGGTAAAAACATCACACAATGGCATTTGATTTTCAGTTCTAATGGACATTTTAAACTATTTCATTGGGTTACTTTGCccaattcaaaacaaaatatattttggatGCATTGTGTTTATCATTGTGGCCTAACTTGAGTTGGTTTTGTCACTATCGTAACTaaaaaggatgatgatgagatgagatgaaaataagataaatgtaatttgaaaaaatagaaaaatctcCGTATTTCTGTTGATGAAAAAGCAGACATGATCACACAGTGTTTTTGACATAATCTAAATGTCGGCAGCGCGCACAGCGCTGAGAGAAAAAGTGAGTGTGCAGTTCTGTCAGGAGAGAATTACTGGGAAGAAACTACTGTATGAACCTGAACATACACTTCAAGGTACACAACACAGAAACTGaggaaatcaatcaatcacatcaAGCCGACTACTAAAAGCAGTGGTGAAACATTATCTATCAGCATTTCACAGCAATGGGACACTGCTACATTGCTTGCAGATGCAAATTAAGTGTAACTGAAAGCTAAGTTGGCTTAAGTTAGCGAATTTTGGCAAGACTCAAATAttcagaattttcttttttttggattcCTTAtcagaaaagaaatgttcactTTGAATTTCTTCTGATGCAATAAACAGATgaatactgtatacacagagATGTTAAgtcaacaaaagacaaagaggacagagatattccccccaaaaaaatcaaaagtgagAAGATGGGACTTACAGAAATATACTGCTTCACCTCATTCACATATTCCGGCCCTCCTGCCTTCCGCCTCATAATTAACTCCGACAACTTCTGATAGGCCACAAACTCATTCAGGAAAGTTTTTATGCCAAGCAGCTCAGCAACAATGAAACTGTCCTCCCAGGAAACACCCATCATGAAGGAGAGAGGCATGAACACATAAGAGCAAATGAGCTAAAGAAGGGAAACAAAGCAATGAGGGGAGAGTGAGTTTACCAAGTGTCAGGTAATGTTGGTATTCACAACATACATGTTGGAcggtcagtgtttgtgtgtgggatcAGGGCCTTCACCGCAAAGCTGAGCTGTGGACAATCAAACATCCCGCCCAGCCAGGAGAGGATGGCGTCCAAAAATGCAAACAGGGCCAGGAAGGAAATGAGGTTGACTATAATGCTGGCAACCACCCCAATAGCATCGCATGCACCTTGGGACAATGCATCCAACACATTCTTATTCTCTCTGAAAAGACACAGGTTATATGAAAGATTATatgacattattttcttttaaatttgtgGTTGGTGCACCAGTTCCAGAGAAGTTCTGTCTAAGGTTCAAGTCTAAGGTTATGGAAGCGCAAGTTTTTTCTGTccttaataaataaacagctgCACACCAGCTCTGAATCacaaatatattgaaaaaaggaacagaTCCCAGTTGGGTCTTTTTATGGTAATAATCTTTAAACAGTTTGACCTGTCAGAGGCAATAGTTACTTTTTTAATTGGTGCATTTTTGTGTCTAATCTGGCGTCTCCTAccctttgtttattttgacaTCATATGCATTGGTAGCTGTCGGTGTCTCGGTCTCAGGCCAGAAGGTCTTGGCGATGGCTAGGGAGGCTGGAGCGGACATCAGTGACGCTGTCAACAAGTGTGTTGGGTCAATCTCAAAAGAGAAGCAAATAGAAGATTGCATCAATTTAGCAGTCAATCATTCACTTCCTGACAGAGCCGATAAAGTCCTTTATAAACTCTTAGGTAAGGTCAGTCTGGAGTCTGTTATGTTTGAAACTGACAGAAAGCAATTTCTCCATGTCCTTGGACCTGGAATATAAAGTTGTCAGGCTATATTTTAAACAGTTCTCCTATCACAAGAGTTCTTACACATAAacacgtgtcacacacacaatattaatgtaattataGGTACTACTGTTCAAATCATACTGTTGATGATACAGCCAAAAAAACTGCACTTTAATTTTTAGATATTTAGAATTtggttgaaatattttatttcaatattaacTTAATTCTGACAACTGTTGAATCGTTGTCCCCTTCCTCCCACACATATTCCTCACCCCAATGGAGATAAAGGCTCCTAAAATGGAACCAGAGATGCTGGCAAAACCTCCTGTCATCACAGCATGGATCTCAGAGAGAGTTAGTACACTCATGTAAGGACTAATCAGGAGCGGTGTCTCTGTCTGGAAGAAATGGGATGGGTTAATTTGAGATTAGTGGTTTGGTGGGTTGATATACAGTAATTATATTATTGAatgcttgtctgtttgttgctgtttattGTTTGAACAGTTGTCTACCTGTCCCAGGAATATATTCCCAGCTGCAGCCACTGATTCTGTTGGAGACGTTCCCATGACAACCCTCATCATGAAACCaagctggggggaaaaatcaatattggaaagaaaatcaaaggaaaaaaacctgaattGCTGAAATTTGTAGTATACAGTTTATCAAATATGTTCCAATTTCCAGTTACTTTAAACAGTTATCATTTGTCTTTATTCCTTAAACAGTGAAAGgcagttttctctcctctcaccttgcAAACAAGCCATTGCATGAAGCCAATATAGTAGAGGGTGGAGATGACAGAGCTTAAAAAAACCAGTATAGGCATCACCTGGAGAGAGTCCACAATCATTACTACACAACCATctgtattattaaaatgtttacacaCTAATCTCTTGTTATTACTGTATATTCAGAACAAGACATTTTACATGCAAACTAAGAAACCTTGTGGTTCACATTCCTCTATACCTGATTCTCACAGTATCCAGATTTGTAATTGTTTtggttcttctttttcacttttattttgtcaagtACTAGATCATTATTACATCTTTACCACATGACTTAATTGccaaacataatttttttattgactaaCCTCTACTGTAACTGAGTTAATGAAGCACCTGCTCACATGGCAAAATTATGAGATATGATGGTTACATTCAAGAACATATTATTATAATGGGGTACTGATGTCTAtgtaaacagatttttctttttgtttctcttgtctctgttattttgctgttgttttttgaatcATGCAGGTTTGTGTCATACCTTAAAGACAAAGGAGTGGTCGTTGTAACTGTCACCAAATATAAATTGAGACGCACCATTTGTGAAAGACATAAAAATCTGTATGAAGAAGATTTTGAATTATTAGTAAGTGAAACTGTAGAAACAACGGATTATATCATGTTCATGTAACTTGTAAATATTCCATCATTTATACTTTAAAAGTCAAGTAGATATGCCGCaggggtgtctgtgtgtgtgagtgtgtctctgtgtttatgtacctctgtttgttttccaagCCATTCCAGTGCGCCCAAGCCAAATGTGGTCCTGAGAGTCAGCAGACCAAAGACAAACTGTAGCCCAATCCCACAAAGCAAAGTTTGCCAAGACCACTGCAATACACATGTGCAATAAATGATGActcattaattcatttgttgGCATGTGTGTATGCTGAAGCTTGCATTTATATCCCTTACCTTGAATGGGTGTTTTGAGAACAGCGCAATTAAGAAGATGAAGAGCAGCAAACCAAAGAAAGACACAAGCTGTCTGGTCCCCCGCTGGGCGGTGTCCAGTGCAAGCCAGCACACAACAGCCACCAGCACCGACACATATATaatcctggagagagagagagagagagagagagaaagagagcgaccgatgatatataatatatgtaatctATAGGTAAGAAAAATTTGAGATTGGCTATATGTAGATTTTGTTTACCGTGTAATTTAGATAAGATTGAAGAGGAAGCCTGTTTCATATTCTACAGttcattttatgacattatatGACGGCTACACtattcattaaaatgtctgaCAAATGTATCACCTACATGGCATCATTTTTTGTGTCTTAAAAATTCACGTGGGCAAacgaacgaacaaacaaactaacaaactaacaaactaacaaactaacaaactaactaaTGTCAAGTCTGACATCGGTGATATATTATCATTTAAAGTGTTGTGTCGGTGAAAAGGGTTGACACCATGATACTGGCATGCAGCCGAGTGTCTCCCTGTTCTGTGCAGAGGCCGCAtggcttcatagcttcatgtttagcatgtagcatggATGAGGGTCACaaacgacctgctgatggcggctgacactggatcaccatcgcccctcatccttctggatctgtctgcagctttcgacACAGTTGACCATAACATCCTCCTTCAGTGCCTCCAACACACCATCGGACCCGAAGCTGGTTCAGGTCCTACCTGTCCGGGAGAACAGAATACGTCTCCTTGGAAGGAGCAAAATCGCAAACACTCCCTGTTACTTGTGGAGTCCCCCAAGGGTCGGTTCTCGGCCCCActctgttcaccctctacactcttccccttggccgcatcatcaggcagcatggaatatcattccattgctacactgatgacacacagctctacattaAAAACCGACcctatctcatctgcagcctcactgtcagGGTCATCATtatcactgagctcctgccttgCGGAGATAAAGGAGTGGATGaaagaaaacttcctacagctagttccaaaacagaagctattttgGTTGGTACACCACAGCAGGTCCAGTCATCCtccataacccaaatcaccttctctgcTCGAAATATACCcctgtcatcaacagtcaccaacctgggtgtaagatttgaccctcatcttacatttgacacccacattaaacatctgtctaagacctccttctatcacctcaggaacattgccaatctccgtcccacactctgtctgtcagatgccgaaaaccttgtccacgcctttgtctcctcaaggctggactactgcaatgctctcctcatcgggactcctggcaagagcattcaaaagcttcaatatgtccaaaacagcgccgctaggatcctgatgaggatacgaaaatCACACctgtccttcactcactccactggcttcctgtctctttcaggattgattacaaaatctccctactcacccatcagtgcatccatggcaatgcccctccctacctggAAGATCTagtctcaccacaaacctcctcacccaacctccgctccggaaacaaaaccttcacccttcacccctccaggaccaggctgcgcaccatgggggatcgagccttctgctcagccgctcctcgtCTGTGGAATTCCCTCCCAGACCgcctgagggctccacaaagcactctctcttttaagaagggcctgaaaacccttctttttaaacaagcattcccctaaatttttgtactttttctcaaaccaatgttttttctttttaaaccttcttttatcttctttctactctgtagcactttgagattgcttttagcaataaaaagtgctctataaatgaaatttattattattattattattatatcacgactgtgtctatttagtctctgtgcttccctttgtctgtgtcagaacGTCTGTTATTTTTCCCCAGTCTATCCTGTGATGTCTGCTCCTGTTATGTTCCCTGTTCGGATTCTGTcgtttttccacagtttgtccTTTAGCCCCTGGCTCtagttttttttcgttttacCGGTTTGCTACAtgtcgtggacacctttagttggattttgttttttcgtttgaAACTtcgtaagtctgttttcttttctatttattaaagaCTACGTTaagtgcacctctgcatttgggtcctgctttccTGCTCGGCGTGACggcttcatgttgagaaaaaattaTGTCGAACCAAGGCCCGATTAGGCTCCTATGGAGCAGGTCAAGTTAAATATGAATTCTCTCCCTGCTTTAGCTCTCCCATGCTCCGATGCACATCCTCCACCGCCCAGTCTTCTCCGACTCCTCAGATTCACCTCACCATCAActcagcaagtcatcaaccaccatcaccaccaccagtgttTGGACTGTCTGTCTGAGCGCCAGAGACTCTATCAATATGTTGTTATCACTAATCATTCTGTTTAATCTTTGATAAATAATATTTCTCCATTCAGTTTTCTCTCCTGATTTGACGGACTATACATTAGTTCAAAGAAGGATCTTTGTTAAACTGACCTTACAATGGCTTAGTTGATCTTTTGTGTCAGTGTCATTACGTTAAACAATacatctctgtctgcctgttgtTAAGGATGGTGCACACCAGGGCAAGAAACCTGAAACAGAATTTGAACAGGGTCTCATTGCTCACCATCTGATCCAGAACCAGTTTTGGCTGAGACGGTCTCTAATAGGATAGAGCTCCTCCCACGCCCAGTTGCCATAGCGCTCCATCATCCAATCCCAGGCCAGAAAGAATACAGTTACCAAGGAGAGGACCAGAAGATTGAATGCCCGGTGGAAGTTCAGAACGCATGCTGCTATCACTATGGTAACAAAGCCTGGAAAAAAGTCAAGAAttgaaatgaatcatttcacagtgaatattcacagaaaatattttaaac
It includes:
- the LOC118314564 gene encoding solute carrier family 28 member 3 isoform X2: MEEVQGYLAEHRDQIRLFLCLVLAAGFVTIVIAACVLNFHRAFNLLVLSLVTVFFLAWDWMMERYGNWAWEELYPIRDRLSQNWFWIRWIIYVSVLVAVVCWLALDTAQRGTRQLVSFFGLLLFIFLIALFSKHPFKWSWQTLLCGIGLQFVFGLLTLRTTFGLGALEWLGKQTEIFMSFTNGASQFIFGDSYNDHSFVFKVMPILVFLSSVISTLYYIGFMQWLVCKLGFMMRVVMGTSPTESVAAAGNIFLGQTETPLLISPYMSVLTLSEIHAVMTGGFASISGSILGAFISIGIDPTHLLTASLMSAPASLAIAKTFWPETETPTATNAYDVKINKGENKNVLDALSQGACDAIGVVASIIVNLISFLALFAFLDAILSWLGGMFDCPQLSFALICSYVFMPLSFMMGVSWEDSFIVAELLGIKTFLNEFVAYQKLSELIMRRKAGGPEYVNEVKQYISVHSETIATYALCGFSNFASLGMTIGGLSAMHPERRSDFSSCGLRSLIAGSVSCLMTACIAGMLYIPDLQCPQFLSTHFSSTNVTSSTQLLTCCTMLYNSVTVHEPLNVSIGEGFSQSSLWGCCTHTPLHFNCSLVL
- the LOC118314564 gene encoding solute carrier family 28 member 3 isoform X1; this encodes MELNSMEKTSQERGRNNKAFQSEEQDQINIDVASEIAHDTDEAQKMTDQQEKSLLEKKMEEVQGYLAEHRDQIRLFLCLVLAAGFVTIVIAACVLNFHRAFNLLVLSLVTVFFLAWDWMMERYGNWAWEELYPIRDRLSQNWFWIRWIIYVSVLVAVVCWLALDTAQRGTRQLVSFFGLLLFIFLIALFSKHPFKWSWQTLLCGIGLQFVFGLLTLRTTFGLGALEWLGKQTEIFMSFTNGASQFIFGDSYNDHSFVFKVMPILVFLSSVISTLYYIGFMQWLVCKLGFMMRVVMGTSPTESVAAAGNIFLGQTETPLLISPYMSVLTLSEIHAVMTGGFASISGSILGAFISIGIDPTHLLTASLMSAPASLAIAKTFWPETETPTATNAYDVKINKGENKNVLDALSQGACDAIGVVASIIVNLISFLALFAFLDAILSWLGGMFDCPQLSFALICSYVFMPLSFMMGVSWEDSFIVAELLGIKTFLNEFVAYQKLSELIMRRKAGGPEYVNEVKQYISVHSETIATYALCGFSNFASLGMTIGGLSAMHPERRSDFSSCGLRSLIAGSVSCLMTACIAGMLYIPDLQCPQFLSTHFSSTNVTSSTQLLTCCTMLYNSVTVHEPLNVSIGEGFSQSSLWGCCTHTPLHFNCSLVL